From the Leptolyngbya sp. O-77 genome, one window contains:
- a CDS encoding CPP1-like family protein yields the protein MEDMSHYERLGVDETATFEEIQAAKARLTQEHEGDSRTLEAIEASYDAILMDRLRQRQEGKIKVPDRIRFPERTAEPPPDFAPAAPNPSPNWLQQWIDTPSRADILWPGGLLLGAGLLGMSSPSLALALGVGISIFFLNRKEHKFGRAFLLSLAGLLLGVLLGMALVQAIAPQLAQISLGESSAAALIALLILWLISSFLR from the coding sequence ATGGAGGACATGAGCCACTACGAAAGACTGGGCGTAGACGAGACGGCGACGTTTGAAGAGATTCAGGCGGCAAAGGCGCGTTTGACCCAGGAGCACGAGGGCGACTCACGCACACTAGAGGCGATTGAAGCATCCTACGATGCAATCCTGATGGATCGGCTGCGACAGCGACAGGAGGGCAAGATCAAGGTGCCCGATCGCATTCGCTTTCCTGAGCGGACGGCAGAGCCACCGCCAGATTTCGCGCCTGCTGCGCCCAACCCTTCTCCCAACTGGCTTCAGCAATGGATTGACACACCCAGCCGCGCCGATATTCTTTGGCCAGGCGGATTGCTGCTAGGGGCAGGGCTGCTCGGCATGAGCTCACCGTCTCTGGCGCTGGCACTGGGCGTGGGCATTAGTATTTTCTTTTTGAACCGCAAAGAGCATAAGTTTGGGCGGGCGTTTCTGCTGTCGCTGGCGGGGCTGTTGTTGGGCGTGCTGCTGGGGATGGCGCTGGTGCAGGCGATCGCCCCTCAGCTCGCCCAAATTAGCCTGGGTGAGTCCAGCGCCGCTGCGCTCATTGCCTTGCTTATCCTTTGGCTGATCAGCAGCTTCCTGCGCTAG